One Vicia villosa cultivar HV-30 ecotype Madison, WI linkage group LG5, Vvil1.0, whole genome shotgun sequence genomic window, TAGCATTCTAGTAAAACACTTGTGAGAATGAATGATTCGTTTTGATTGGAATTTGACATGCCATGTCCCAGACAAACTAGATAGATGAACAAGTTTTGACTAGTggaatcaaaataaatattataataaatattataataattatttaatatttaatactaaAAAGTATTTTTACCCTTAATTCACCTTTTTTTCTCTGTACAGTAGAAGAATCCCTAGTTAGAATATTCACATTTCCGTAACGTTTTTTCATTGTTCCGCAACTCTTCTCCGGCGAGACGGAAACCTTCTTTTCCTTTCTCCGGCATAACTTCTTCATCTTGCTTCCGATCACAACAATCATCAATAATACATGTTTTGAAAAACCGACTGCGACCTCAAAAACGTCCAATACTGATATAGATATCaacttatattaaaaaataaattgtagtTAATTCATACCACAAAGACTGATGGGTGTTACGATATCTGTATTGACCGAACACACTGAAATCACGAAAACTTTTACGCGACAACAATGTGACTGCAAAACCTTTACTGTTTTCACTAATCACTTTCACTAATCAAATCTTCTCTTTGCATATATGCTCTGTATTTATTATCTGTTTGTGAATTTGGTAATTTTGTGCATTAGTTGTTATCGCATTTTTTGATTGTGCTTTTTACTACGTCACTATATAGCATATCTCGAAAATTCATGAACCATGAGATTTGGTGGACCCATTTTAAGGACTTGGAAAAATaacatatataatattatttagatGGAATATATTCTTTAGATTAGTAGCTAGCTTATTGAAAATTGTGGATAGCACCAATTTTTGTTTACCAATGAGAAAACAGCCACAGTGTAAATCCTCGTCCTCATATTTAAGTCATTAATAGCAGTGCATAACTGTTGTATATATAGTACGATATTCCAATCATTGCTCAAATGATGACataattttactttaaaagacATTATTTAATTCATTAGTGCTTAATGATGGAATAAAGATTTAAGAATATTATATGTAAATATCGTATTCTTATACTGTATAAAATACAACTCGACTGTGTGTTGATGTTGGAATCAAGAATAATCGAGAAGAAAGACGAATTAATATAAATGACGGAAGGGgttttcattttcttttccctttaaaatcataatctttaataTAAACAATCATTGATCATTATTAACAACAATAACATCCAAACTTAATATTTATCCTATTAAGTGAGTTCGCACTAATAAAATTATCCAAAGCTATAAGAATTAAGTCATTaaaatttttgatttttgattgatcaTTTATCAACTTTTTATTTAGTAATGACTTAATTTTTGTAGTTTTGGATAACTTTATCATTGTGAACCGGCACGGTAATAACAACAAGCTCAACATTCTCGGTTTTTCTTGTGATTTCTAGTGGCTCTATTAATATCTTcgttttctttttcatttctttgctTTGTCCCCAAAGTACGGCGTAGAGTCCGCAAACAATCATCATTGCTCCAAGCATGCTATGAAAGTAATTTTCAAAAAGTTAATTGTGAATATATTGATGGTTGGAAAACAGAATAAAAAACATGAACTGACATATATTTAGGTGAACTTAGATTTAGAATATACCTTCCCAAAAATAATTTCTCATCCAACATCAAATAAGCAGCTATAACTACGAGTAAGAGTTGTAAAGGATTGAAAATAGATGCAAATAGAGGTCCTCTCATCTTTATGCACCACGCAATCATGATAACTGCTAATCCAGACACCACAATTCCCTGCATCAACATTCACTCACATGAAAAATGGCTTCAAggaatatataatatattcttGAAGtgtaatttaaaaaattttgTAAATCTTTTAGAGCATACCGGATAAACAACGGTAAGAATCCTGAGGGTGTTTCCTAGTTTCCATTGATTCAAATCCCTGTCTACACAAAAAGCAATAATAGTTCCTTGAATGGCTCCCATTGTAGACATTAAAGCTGCACTTGAGTGATGACAAGGGTATTCCTCATTCAACTTAGCCTGTGCCATTTAAAAGAGAAGGATATCAGCAACACAACACAACTATATGTATGACGAGTTCATCAAAATTccggtttaaaaaaattatttataataagcTAACCTGAATGATAAACCACATAGAGAAAGAGCAACTGCTTAGCAGTGCAATTGAAACACCCAACAATTTTTTACGAAGGTCGGCATGGTGAGATGCCATTTGTTCATTTTGGTTGTGATGTGGATGCAAAAGGTTGATATTGGAAGACCAAATATGAATCTCTGCACCTTTGAAAAAAAGCATCAACATTGCTCCACTTATTCCCATTACTGTTCCTATCACCTTTGCCTTTCCTTCTATCACCCTCAAATTTAATTTATCCATTCTATAAAAAACCaaaagtaaataaattaaaaatgacgGAACGATGTTTACATGTAATTTCCATTATGTAATTGATAGATATATATGTACCTCAAGCATACAGCCATCATGAAGGTAATGGCTGGAATTAGGTTGACGATGGCCAACATAAACGTTGCCGATGTCAAAGCCAGAGCCTCGAGGTAAAGATTTAGATACAAACTTCCCCTGAAATATTACATATCAATAGATTAGTTTTTTCGTGTAAGATTAGCTTGGACCATTGAAAATATAGATACATGACAGAAGAAAATA contains:
- the LOC131607738 gene encoding WAT1-related protein At1g68170-like; its protein translation is MESMSSIWQGLKPDVLMVFVQISIAAVNIIYKLAINDGMSMRVATAYRLIIAAAFTIPIALIFDRKKRPKITWSVLSKSFLCGLFGGSLYLNLYLEALALTSATFMLAIVNLIPAITFMMAVCLRMDKLNLRVIEGKAKVIGTVMGISGAMLMLFFKGAEIHIWSSNINLLHPHHNQNEQMASHHADLRKKLLGVSIALLSSCSFSMWFIIQAKLNEEYPCHHSSAALMSTMGAIQGTIIAFCVDRDLNQWKLGNTLRILTVVYPGIVVSGLAVIMIAWCIKMRGPLFASIFNPLQLLLVVIAAYLMLDEKLFLGSMLGAMMIVCGLYAVLWGQSKEMKKKTKILIEPLEITRKTENVELVVITVPVHNDKVIQNYKN